From Nitratidesulfovibrio vulgaris str. Hildenborough, a single genomic window includes:
- a CDS encoding DUF4851 domain-containing protein: MPHLRYLICLLGTLLLTACAPAQRGVSGNTFMSRSPEFTFVTPKLEPRYSATIDAILAQTGFNKAPLTYMVSEGEVEGTRAAAIVIVAESPGGWRWKQLTPSAAHLLGVSHRVTIAGKSFNAISFRYEKGQDCFGISKGRDWIVRRFTRLERHDSQQLFIEYREYSPGHATADRLHDFEERAQQAFELSFNAPSSKLVFDSLAAMPGLSPLHIGTLMGPMERIPLPLYTPKTTQR, translated from the coding sequence ATGCCCCATCTCCGCTATCTCATCTGCCTTCTCGGCACTCTACTCCTCACCGCATGTGCGCCGGCCCAGCGCGGTGTTTCAGGCAACACATTCATGTCCCGGTCGCCCGAGTTCACCTTTGTCACACCGAAACTCGAGCCGAGGTATTCCGCAACGATTGATGCCATCCTCGCGCAGACGGGCTTCAACAAGGCACCACTCACCTACATGGTCAGCGAGGGCGAGGTCGAAGGTACACGCGCCGCTGCCATCGTCATCGTAGCCGAGTCCCCCGGAGGCTGGCGCTGGAAACAACTCACCCCCTCGGCAGCACATCTCCTTGGCGTCTCACACCGGGTGACCATCGCGGGAAAAAGCTTCAACGCCATCAGCTTCAGATATGAGAAAGGGCAGGACTGCTTCGGCATATCCAAAGGACGAGACTGGATAGTCAGACGATTCACGCGCCTTGAACGACACGACAGCCAGCAATTGTTCATCGAATACCGGGAATACTCCCCCGGCCACGCCACAGCCGACCGGCTGCACGACTTCGAAGAAAGGGCACAGCAGGCATTTGAGCTTTCGTTCAACGCCCCTTCAAGCAAACTCGTGTTCGACTCCCTTGCCGCAATGCCGGGGCTTTCCCCGCTTCATATCGGAACGCTGATGGGGCCGATGGAGAGAATTCCCCTCCCGTTGTACACACCGAAAACAACGCAGAGATAG
- a CDS encoding helix-turn-helix domain-containing protein: MTREEFDAAFDRIYSITETTTQVALSEVLGIRQSSVSDARKRNSIPGAWLVTLVDRFSANPAWILTGEGPRYLLPSDSRDEMTLSEETVAKIRAEAIAEGRRAAINDLNTDDVFTLVRERLPQGTVLRYSGEVTA, encoded by the coding sequence GTGACCCGCGAAGAGTTCGACGCTGCGTTCGACCGCATCTACAGCATCACAGAGACGACAACACAGGTCGCGTTGTCAGAGGTGCTCGGCATCCGGCAATCCAGCGTGTCTGATGCACGCAAGCGCAACTCCATCCCTGGGGCATGGCTCGTCACGCTGGTCGACCGTTTCTCCGCAAACCCGGCGTGGATCCTCACAGGCGAGGGGCCACGCTACCTGCTGCCCAGCGACTCGCGCGACGAGATGACCCTCTCAGAAGAGACAGTCGCGAAGATACGCGCCGAAGCCATCGCAGAGGGCCGACGTGCCGCCATCAACGACCTGAATACGGATGACGTCTTTACGCTTGTGCGCGAGCGCCTGCCGCAGGGCACGGTGCTACGCTACTCAGGCGAGGTTACGGCATGA
- a CDS encoding TM1266 family iron-only hydrogenase system putative regulator, which produces MSSERCKRVGVVAILVRDPANNAGAVNTIISDFGRLVIGRMGVPYRERGVSIISLLVDGDTDELGAMTGRLGNLPGVRLRTLLLTDDAA; this is translated from the coding sequence ATGTCCAGTGAACGGTGCAAGCGCGTCGGTGTCGTCGCCATTCTCGTGCGCGACCCGGCGAATAACGCTGGGGCGGTCAACACCATCATCAGCGACTTCGGCAGGCTGGTCATCGGCAGGATGGGAGTGCCCTACCGCGAACGCGGCGTGAGCATCATCTCCCTGCTTGTCGATGGCGATACGGATGAACTGGGAGCGATGACCGGCAGGCTGGGCAATCTGCCTGGTGTCCGGCTACGTACGCTCCTGCTGACCGACGACGCGGCTTAG
- a CDS encoding TetR/AcrR family transcriptional regulator translates to MQSRQDLLDATKRLVAAEGARATTVARITAEAGLAKGLFFYYFKSKDAALSAITSEIEGSYMQGLESAAGLAPPPERLAAIFVHHFRFIDECQQDALFLHAVSVDCVAGGVEVVGGRGGPSLGFYEHLFMAILDTLESGVRSGDFICSDTDEMAFMILGAIHGLARLKLSGFRRDYDVVSHLVAFYGKALGHHA, encoded by the coding sequence ATGCAAAGCCGTCAGGATCTTCTTGATGCCACGAAACGACTCGTTGCCGCCGAAGGTGCACGCGCTACCACCGTTGCGCGCATCACTGCCGAAGCGGGTTTGGCCAAGGGGCTTTTCTTCTATTATTTCAAATCAAAAGACGCCGCTCTCTCTGCCATTACCTCCGAAATCGAAGGCAGTTACATGCAGGGTCTCGAATCGGCGGCAGGTCTTGCCCCGCCGCCTGAGCGTCTTGCGGCAATCTTCGTCCATCACTTCCGGTTCATCGATGAATGCCAGCAGGATGCACTGTTTCTGCATGCCGTCAGTGTCGATTGCGTGGCGGGAGGTGTGGAAGTCGTAGGTGGACGGGGGGGGCCGTCGCTAGGTTTCTATGAACACCTGTTCATGGCGATTCTCGATACTCTCGAATCTGGCGTGAGATCAGGCGATTTTATCTGCAGCGATACAGATGAAATGGCATTCATGATTCTCGGTGCAATCCATGGATTGGCCAGATTGAAGCTTTCAGGGTTCAGACGTGACTATGATGTCGTGTCCCACCTCGTGGCATTCTACGGGAAGGCACTAGGACATCATGCGTAA
- a CDS encoding YccF domain-containing protein has translation MRAIGNLIWFLFGGVFMGLAWWLAGLLALISIVGIPWARACFVIGGFTFFPFGKEAIDREDLTGRGDIGTGVLGTIGNVIWFLFAGLWLALGHVASAIACALTIIGIPFAWQHLKLAGIALAPVGKTVVPVEVADAAYRSNAERTIYDMRRR, from the coding sequence ATGCGCGCCATCGGCAATCTCATCTGGTTTCTTTTTGGTGGAGTATTCATGGGGCTGGCATGGTGGCTGGCGGGGCTGCTTGCGCTCATTTCCATCGTGGGCATTCCTTGGGCACGAGCCTGTTTCGTTATCGGCGGTTTCACCTTCTTTCCTTTCGGCAAGGAAGCCATAGACCGTGAAGACCTCACGGGCAGAGGGGACATCGGAACCGGGGTGCTTGGAACCATCGGCAACGTCATCTGGTTCCTCTTTGCCGGGTTATGGCTCGCACTCGGCCATGTCGCCTCCGCCATTGCCTGCGCCCTGACCATCATCGGCATCCCCTTTGCGTGGCAGCACCTCAAGCTTGCAGGCATCGCACTTGCCCCTGTCGGAAAGACCGTGGTTCCTGTGGAAGTCGCAGATGCCGCTTATCGCTCCAATGCCGAACGCACCATCTACGACATGCGCCGCCGCTGA
- a CDS encoding GIY-YIG nuclease family protein — translation MRVLNNFIEGNTGQHMQADPFYLYPEIASTSPEEFLNTLGTRLQHTNFPDLADDGKGWVYVLANYAMPGVVKIGYSTKPALRAAELSVLRTVDENGLSVTNRTSLPRPFKLQFCVLRPNARASEQYIHELLAPYNIREEGGMAGTEFFALSVEQAYDAPYYTFPDETFHFAAFHDSCFFFGRKDDTLQ, via the coding sequence ATGCGGGTGCTCAACAACTTCATCGAGGGCAACACAGGCCAGCACATGCAGGCCGACCCGTTCTACCTCTACCCAGAGATTGCCAGCACCAGCCCGGAAGAATTCCTCAACACGCTGGGCACACGCCTTCAGCACACCAACTTCCCCGACCTAGCCGACGACGGTAAGGGGTGGGTCTATGTTCTTGCAAACTATGCCATGCCCGGTGTGGTCAAAATCGGCTATTCCACAAAGCCAGCCCTACGCGCCGCAGAGCTATCCGTCTTGCGCACCGTAGATGAGAACGGGCTTAGCGTGACCAACCGGACATCACTCCCCCGCCCCTTCAAGCTCCAATTCTGTGTGTTGCGCCCTAACGCTCGCGCTTCAGAGCAGTACATCCATGAACTGCTCGCCCCCTACAACATACGGGAAGAAGGAGGTATGGCAGGTACGGAGTTCTTCGCCCTGTCAGTAGAGCAAGCTTACGACGCGCCCTACTACACCTTCCCAGATGAAACCTTCCACTTTGCCGCCTTTCACGACTCATGTTTCTTCTTCGGTAGAAAGGACGACACATTACAGTGA
- a CDS encoding response regulator receiver domain: MSPANAAIIDEAYISPIKSILFIDDKFPTHADLLKKSLTTDTEEEHIEANLRDIATENQFDHEEDNTHNGNIDIEEIQEEHDRSIDEHVLRLTQSCRENGYIFDVENNLECIERDEYAFINKSDLVVLDYFLTEGEDSSHALKIIHSLAQSKRYNLIIVHSTKEKQDVASEILFSMKNITYENTEREELANAAAIEAIVNENIRHILDGSEEHIKTICSLAGSASKEKVIYFTNQIISNNFRSTTKSKSDLVLQSDIASSTTPWIAAKNAFIVVTQKDIASEQDINNLIQELKTALTEYDPGIITKALHKFANISKENIYEILNSSFSTPEIRAAALLTALNGISSIETHPHKANIIANRITHAILSAASTGIASKADQFCINCIDSLQIENEATIHRACTTAENANCTMDKIFLHANAMACCEQKPHHYITTGSIFTQEDKSWMCVTPSCDLARGEDFNASKIIFIEAIKLTKITDSNRIAKALKDAHKGLYIFVKTTTGVDVYSPYNDSKPNLHIDNFFIRGTTFLTIDDTIRLYTVEADEVGYSVMSQQSNVIAQLRPDYASRFLSEKGAWKSRIGVDFFQYKPE; the protein is encoded by the coding sequence ATGTCTCCCGCTAATGCTGCAATCATCGATGAAGCCTACATATCCCCCATCAAAAGCATACTTTTTATAGACGACAAATTTCCAACTCACGCAGACTTGCTCAAGAAATCGCTCACCACCGACACAGAAGAAGAGCATATTGAAGCAAACCTGCGCGATATTGCTACTGAAAACCAATTTGACCATGAAGAAGACAACACTCACAATGGAAATATAGACATCGAAGAAATACAAGAAGAACATGACCGTAGTATAGATGAGCATGTCCTACGATTAACACAATCTTGCAGGGAAAATGGCTACATATTTGACGTAGAAAACAACCTCGAATGCATCGAAAGAGATGAATATGCTTTTATAAACAAATCAGACCTTGTTGTGCTAGACTACTTCCTAACAGAAGGTGAAGATTCATCTCACGCTCTTAAAATAATACATAGCCTTGCACAATCAAAAAGATACAATCTAATTATCGTCCATTCTACAAAAGAAAAACAAGACGTTGCATCTGAGATTTTATTCTCAATGAAGAATATTACGTATGAAAATACCGAACGCGAAGAACTCGCGAATGCCGCTGCTATAGAAGCTATTGTCAATGAAAACATACGTCATATACTAGACGGCTCAGAAGAACATATAAAAACGATATGCAGCCTTGCTGGTTCAGCATCAAAAGAAAAGGTCATTTATTTCACAAATCAAATAATTAGTAATAATTTTCGGAGTACAACAAAATCTAAATCTGACCTCGTCTTACAAAGCGATATCGCTTCAAGCACCACTCCATGGATAGCTGCAAAAAATGCTTTTATTGTTGTCACACAAAAAGATATAGCTTCTGAACAAGACATCAATAACCTCATACAAGAGCTGAAAACTGCGCTTACGGAATACGACCCGGGAATCATCACAAAGGCACTACATAAATTTGCAAATATATCAAAAGAAAACATTTACGAGATTCTTAACTCATCATTCTCAACACCAGAAATCCGTGCTGCGGCACTATTAACAGCCCTTAACGGAATTTCAAGCATAGAGACACATCCTCACAAGGCTAACATTATCGCAAATAGAATCACACATGCCATACTTTCTGCAGCAAGCACAGGCATTGCATCTAAAGCAGACCAGTTTTGCATAAACTGCATTGACTCGCTACAAATAGAAAATGAAGCCACAATCCATAGAGCTTGCACTACTGCTGAGAACGCAAACTGCACCATGGATAAAATCTTCCTTCATGCAAACGCCATGGCTTGTTGCGAACAAAAACCTCACCACTACATAACTACAGGCAGTATCTTTACGCAGGAAGACAAATCATGGATGTGCGTAACACCATCGTGCGACCTGGCTCGAGGTGAAGACTTTAACGCAAGCAAAATAATATTTATAGAAGCCATTAAGCTTACTAAAATTACTGATAGCAACAGAATAGCAAAGGCACTCAAAGATGCTCATAAAGGGTTATATATTTTTGTAAAGACTACGACAGGCGTAGATGTGTACTCTCCATACAACGATAGTAAACCGAATCTACACATTGATAACTTTTTTATTCGTGGAACAACATTTCTCACCATTGACGACACTATAAGGCTATACACGGTTGAAGCTGACGAAGTGGGATATTCCGTCATGTCTCAACAAAGCAACGTCATTGCTCAACTCAGGCCAGACTACGCAAGCAGATTCCTGTCAGAAAAAGGCGCGTGGAAATCCCGCATCGGGGTCGACTTCTTTCAGTATAAACCAGAGTAG
- a CDS encoding tyrosine-type recombinase/integrase — MASQRSSTKYPGVYERLVIHRVSGKQDIAFDIAYRHGGKKVWETIGRKSEGVNAAYAARVRAERVKEVEAGRFIARDEMPVFRDALERYLTVHAKGKSSESHMRGYFEHHIAPLFGDAKMDRIKPIHIEELKRSMAEKGRSPQTIRHAIALVRQVYRKCVAWGIYTGTSPTDGVEMPKVDAARLRFLTEAEAASLLHALHRRSRQWHDIAYLSLYTGMRLGEVLGLQVGHVNVADGVIDVMDAKAGTRAAYMTAGVKEILAARCAGRDAKEFVFVQRGGGRVRYISSVFSRVADELFNDGVTDARHKVVFHTLRHTFGSWLAQRGVPLYTIAVLMGHSSLEMTKRYSKLSPDTKHDAMALLPELPTSPADDAC, encoded by the coding sequence ATGGCCAGTCAGCGAAGCTCTACTAAGTATCCGGGAGTATACGAAAGACTCGTGATTCACCGGGTGTCTGGCAAGCAGGACATCGCCTTCGACATAGCCTACCGCCATGGCGGCAAGAAAGTGTGGGAGACAATAGGGCGTAAGAGCGAAGGCGTCAACGCCGCGTATGCCGCTCGTGTGCGGGCTGAGCGGGTCAAGGAGGTCGAGGCCGGGCGGTTCATCGCACGCGACGAGATGCCTGTCTTTCGCGATGCCCTGGAGCGATACTTGACGGTTCATGCCAAAGGCAAGTCGTCTGAAAGTCACATGCGAGGGTACTTCGAGCACCACATCGCCCCTCTCTTCGGGGATGCGAAGATGGACAGGATCAAGCCCATCCACATCGAGGAGCTCAAGCGGTCGATGGCGGAGAAGGGGCGGTCGCCACAGACGATACGACATGCAATCGCGCTGGTGCGGCAGGTCTACAGGAAGTGCGTGGCGTGGGGCATCTACACCGGCACGAGCCCGACCGACGGGGTGGAGATGCCCAAGGTCGATGCGGCGCGTCTCCGCTTTCTGACCGAGGCGGAGGCGGCGAGCCTGCTGCACGCACTCCACAGGCGCAGCCGTCAGTGGCACGACATCGCGTACCTGTCTCTTTACACCGGCATGCGGCTTGGCGAGGTGCTGGGCCTACAGGTGGGGCATGTGAACGTGGCGGACGGGGTCATCGACGTCATGGACGCGAAGGCGGGCACGAGGGCCGCCTATATGACGGCTGGTGTGAAAGAGATACTCGCTGCCAGATGCGCTGGCCGGGATGCGAAGGAATTCGTCTTCGTACAGAGAGGTGGCGGAAGGGTTCGATACATCTCGTCCGTGTTCTCGCGCGTTGCTGATGAGCTTTTCAACGACGGCGTGACAGATGCCCGGCACAAGGTCGTCTTTCACACGTTGCGGCACACGTTCGGTTCGTGGCTCGCCCAACGAGGAGTGCCCCTCTATACGATAGCCGTATTGATGGGGCACTCATCGCTTGAGATGACGAAGCGGTATTCGAAGCTATCTCCGGACACGAAACACGACGCGATGGCGTTGCTGCCCGAGTTGCCTACATCACCCGCTGACGATGCTTGTTGA
- a CDS encoding winged helix-turn-helix domain-containing protein, translated as MLFGMGRVLLLRKVEECGSLKKAAESLGMSYRAAWGKLKHSEEALGCKLVEKQGSNRDGYRLTDEGRRITEGYEAWFQSVERHALEAARELLPWKVGAFGGTPVGGCGETVEPSQCDVSKTE; from the coding sequence ATGCTGTTCGGCATGGGGCGCGTTCTTCTGCTGCGTAAGGTGGAGGAGTGCGGTTCCCTCAAGAAAGCCGCAGAATCGCTGGGCATGTCATACCGGGCCGCATGGGGAAAGCTCAAGCATTCCGAAGAGGCGTTGGGCTGCAAGCTGGTCGAGAAGCAGGGGAGCAATCGCGATGGCTATCGCCTGACCGACGAGGGGCGTCGCATCACTGAAGGCTATGAGGCATGGTTCCAGTCTGTGGAACGTCATGCGCTTGAGGCTGCCCGTGAGCTTCTTCCATGGAAGGTCGGTGCGTTTGGGGGCACCCCGGTCGGAGGGTGTGGAGAGACAGTTGAACCGTCGCAGTGTGATGTGAGTAAGACCGAGTAA
- the hydG gene encoding [FeFe] hydrogenase H-cluster radical SAM maturase HydG, protein MAEMKATWLDDAALEATLERNAQEDAVKAREVIAKARLLGGLDLDDVATLIALRDPELVEEMFQTARDVKEEIYGNRLVLFAPLYISNLCSNECLYCAFRRSNTELDRKALDMDAIADETRLIVQQGHKRILLVAGESYPREGFDYVLRAIDAVYSVHEGTGEIRRLNVNVAPLTVEQFRNLKARDIGTYQLFQETYHRGTYAKVHLAGPKKDFDWRATAMDRAMEAGIDDVGIGPLFGLYDWRFEVLATLRHAQHLEEAFGVGCHTISVPRLEPACGSDMASNPPRPVSNADFMRLVAILRLAVPYTGIIMSTRESAEMRTQTLALGVSQISAGSRTNPGGYAENEREEAAQFQLGDHRSLSEVIADVGSMGYIPSFCTACYRMGRTGHDFMDLAKPGLIKQKCGPNALATFKEYLLDYGTPEARAVGESVIAADLGKLDEKTRRVAERLIARVDEGRRDVFV, encoded by the coding sequence ATGGCAGAGATGAAGGCTACCTGGCTGGACGACGCCGCACTGGAAGCGACGCTCGAGCGCAACGCTCAAGAAGATGCGGTGAAGGCCCGCGAGGTCATCGCCAAGGCAAGGCTACTCGGCGGACTCGACCTTGACGACGTGGCAACGCTCATCGCCCTCCGCGACCCCGAACTCGTAGAGGAGATGTTCCAGACCGCCCGCGACGTGAAGGAAGAGATCTACGGTAACCGCCTCGTGCTCTTTGCGCCGCTCTACATCTCGAACCTGTGCTCCAACGAATGTCTCTACTGTGCCTTCAGACGATCGAACACCGAACTCGATCGCAAGGCGCTGGACATGGATGCCATAGCCGACGAGACACGACTCATCGTCCAGCAGGGCCACAAGCGCATCCTGCTTGTAGCGGGCGAATCGTACCCGCGCGAGGGCTTCGACTACGTGCTGCGCGCCATTGATGCCGTCTATTCGGTACACGAGGGCACAGGCGAGATACGCCGACTCAACGTCAACGTCGCCCCTCTCACCGTCGAGCAGTTCCGCAACCTCAAGGCCCGCGACATCGGGACATATCAGCTCTTTCAGGAGACGTACCACCGGGGCACCTACGCGAAGGTGCATCTGGCCGGCCCGAAGAAGGACTTCGACTGGCGCGCCACCGCCATGGACCGTGCCATGGAAGCGGGTATCGACGACGTGGGTATCGGACCGTTGTTCGGCCTGTACGACTGGCGCTTCGAGGTACTCGCCACCCTGCGCCACGCACAGCACCTTGAAGAGGCCTTCGGCGTGGGATGTCACACCATCAGCGTGCCTCGTCTCGAACCCGCCTGCGGTTCGGACATGGCGTCGAACCCGCCAAGGCCCGTCTCCAACGCCGACTTCATGCGCCTTGTCGCCATCCTTCGGCTTGCCGTGCCGTATACCGGCATCATCATGTCCACGCGCGAAAGCGCCGAGATGCGTACACAGACGCTGGCCCTCGGCGTTTCACAGATATCTGCCGGCAGCCGCACGAACCCCGGCGGCTATGCCGAGAACGAACGCGAAGAGGCAGCCCAATTCCAGCTGGGCGACCACAGGTCGCTTTCGGAAGTGATCGCCGATGTGGGCAGCATGGGGTACATCCCCTCGTTCTGTACCGCCTGCTATCGCATGGGCCGCACTGGGCACGACTTCATGGACCTCGCCAAACCGGGGCTCATCAAGCAGAAGTGCGGGCCCAACGCCCTCGCCACCTTCAAGGAGTACCTGCTCGACTACGGCACTCCCGAGGCGCGGGCCGTGGGCGAATCGGTCATCGCAGCCGACCTCGGCAAACTCGACGAGAAGACGCGCCGTGTGGCTGAACGACTCATCGCCCGTGTGGACGAGGGCCGTCGGGATGTCTTTGTCTGA